One Paraglaciecola mesophila genomic region harbors:
- a CDS encoding acyl-CoA dehydrogenase family protein yields MNFNLSEEQNMLKDSVARFVQDEYDFETRRSNAANPLGFNPDNWQTFAELGWLSIPFEEAYGGFGGGPTDVMAVMEEMGKGLVVEPFVATVLMFGGLLSKSSNEALKDANIEKIIDGSLQGAFAYVERQSRFELTDVKTQAKRDGDDFVLNGEKTVVFNGAAANKVIVSARTSGEQCDEAGITLFLIDSDASGVERTQYRLMDGQLVANIKLSDVRVAATQVVGQIDDGYKLIDAVVGDVTIALCAEAMGIMQKLNTTTIEYTKTRKQFGVAISSFQALQHRMVDMFMAGEQAKSILYRAVCAAESGADDLAKNIAALKVMIGRNGKLIGDEAIQLHGGMGLTDELDVGHYVKRLMMINTTFGDADYQQQKFNRLAYTD; encoded by the coding sequence ATGAATTTTAATTTATCTGAAGAACAAAACATGCTCAAAGACAGCGTCGCGCGCTTTGTGCAAGACGAATACGACTTTGAAACGCGCCGTAGTAATGCCGCTAACCCGTTAGGGTTTAACCCTGACAACTGGCAAACGTTCGCAGAGTTGGGGTGGCTGTCTATTCCATTTGAAGAAGCCTATGGCGGTTTCGGTGGCGGCCCAACCGATGTTATGGCCGTCATGGAAGAAATGGGTAAAGGCTTAGTGGTTGAGCCTTTTGTGGCAACGGTATTGATGTTTGGCGGTCTGCTAAGCAAAAGCAGTAACGAAGCATTAAAAGACGCCAATATCGAAAAAATTATCGATGGGTCATTGCAAGGTGCCTTTGCATATGTAGAACGACAGAGCCGCTTTGAGTTAACGGATGTGAAAACCCAAGCCAAGCGCGACGGTGATGACTTTGTACTTAACGGTGAAAAAACCGTGGTATTTAACGGTGCCGCCGCTAATAAAGTGATTGTTTCTGCTAGAACGTCAGGAGAACAATGCGACGAAGCAGGTATCACGCTATTTTTGATTGATAGCGATGCTTCAGGCGTAGAGCGCACCCAGTATCGCTTAATGGACGGCCAGTTAGTGGCAAACATCAAGCTTAGCGATGTGCGTGTAGCAGCCACTCAAGTTGTTGGTCAGATCGATGACGGCTATAAACTTATTGATGCAGTGGTGGGCGACGTGACAATTGCTTTGTGCGCTGAAGCCATGGGTATTATGCAGAAACTGAATACTACCACCATTGAATACACCAAAACTCGGAAGCAATTCGGCGTGGCGATCAGTAGCTTTCAAGCGTTGCAACATCGCATGGTGGATATGTTTATGGCGGGCGAACAAGCCAAATCTATTTTGTATCGCGCCGTATGTGCAGCCGAAAGTGGGGCTGATGATTTAGCGAAAAATATTGCCGCGTTAAAAGTAATGATTGGCCGAAACGGCAAGTTGATTGGTGATGAAGCGATTCAACTGCATGGCGGCATGGGTCTGACGGACGAGTTAGATGTTGGTCATTACGTCAAACGTCTGATGATGATTAACACCACCTTTGGTGATGCAGATTATCAGCAACAGAAGTTTAATCGATTAGCTTATACTGATTAA
- a CDS encoding acyl-CoA dehydrogenase family protein, with protein sequence MDITFSAEELAFRNQVREFLAENWTEDLARRIRGEDAEFKAAQIEWQNKLNDKGWLAPGWPVEHGGVAWSVTENFIFETERSLAGAPDVVPFGLKMVAPVIYGFGNDEQKKRFLPRILKSQDWWCQGYSEPGAGSDLAALKTKAELDGDDYIVNGAKVWTTYAQYADWIFCLVRTDSSGKRQDGISFLLIDMKSPGITVNKISSIDDHHSLNEVVFDNVRVPVANRIGEQDKGWTYAKALLAHERTSIAAVADSKRRLRDLRKLLSEEISGGRPLIEDVQFQNRLSNTEIELMALEYTELRVLASTADGKGPGVESSLLKIKGTEIQQAIQQMYMDLAGYYSGVLHGDETAESIGHAFGHDARKAYMYGRAATIYGGSNEVQKNITAKYVLGL encoded by the coding sequence GTGGACATAACCTTTTCGGCCGAGGAATTGGCCTTTCGAAACCAAGTGCGCGAATTTTTAGCAGAAAACTGGACCGAAGATTTAGCACGCAGAATCCGTGGTGAAGACGCAGAGTTCAAAGCGGCGCAAATCGAGTGGCAAAACAAACTAAACGACAAAGGCTGGTTAGCCCCAGGTTGGCCGGTAGAGCATGGCGGTGTTGCTTGGTCAGTGACTGAGAACTTCATCTTTGAGACCGAGCGTTCACTAGCTGGTGCCCCAGATGTGGTGCCTTTTGGCCTAAAAATGGTTGCACCAGTTATTTACGGCTTTGGTAACGACGAACAGAAAAAGCGTTTTTTACCGCGCATTCTTAAAAGCCAAGATTGGTGGTGCCAAGGTTATTCTGAGCCTGGCGCAGGATCCGACTTAGCTGCCCTTAAAACCAAAGCAGAATTAGACGGTGATGATTACATCGTCAACGGCGCTAAAGTGTGGACGACTTACGCTCAGTATGCCGATTGGATTTTTTGCTTGGTGCGTACTGATTCATCAGGAAAGCGCCAAGACGGTATCAGCTTTTTGCTAATTGATATGAAAAGCCCAGGCATAACAGTGAACAAAATTTCCTCGATTGATGATCACCATAGCCTAAACGAAGTGGTGTTTGACAACGTACGTGTACCCGTGGCTAACCGCATCGGCGAGCAAGATAAAGGGTGGACATACGCCAAAGCCTTATTAGCACATGAGCGTACGTCAATTGCCGCAGTGGCTGACTCAAAACGCCGTTTGCGTGACTTGCGTAAGCTACTCAGCGAAGAAATCAGCGGCGGTCGCCCATTGATTGAGGATGTGCAATTTCAAAATCGCCTGTCGAACACAGAAATTGAATTAATGGCATTGGAATACACCGAACTTCGCGTTCTGGCATCAACAGCAGATGGCAAAGGGCCAGGTGTGGAATCATCCTTGTTGAAAATTAAAGGCACTGAAATTCAACAAGCTATCCAACAGATGTACATGGACTTGGCGGGTTATTACAGCGGCGTGCTACACGGCGATGAAACCGCTGAAAGTATTGGTCACGCTTTTGGTCATGACGCAAGAAAAGCCTACATGTACGGACGAGCCGCCACCATCTACGGTGGGTCAAACGAAGTGCAGAAAAACATTACCGCTAAATACGTACTGGGTCTTTAA
- a CDS encoding GlxA family transcriptional regulator codes for MSSAKWRVALLIFNGAWASTVYGSLELFHSVNLRQPKDKQFHCELVSANSQPIQLYGGQTIQSDAVIGDEPYDLIMLAHYWGDFQDLIEQYPTIPPWLVQQHASGARIAGVNSGIFWAAQAGLLDGGRATTYWRHLREFELRYPKVQWQANQASVEHSRIYSSNGQNASMDLSLHLVEKFCGASIAAGLARDISFDSRRTYDLNLINIAGFRQHRDIGIHRAQDWLDEHFTQSIELQHLANQIGMSKRTFIRRFQKATGELPSRYLQRLRIEAAKHRLGNTQDSIKTIGMGVGYRDISSFSKVFKSLADVTPREYRQRLRPSGVKHIDNDV; via the coding sequence GTGTCATCAGCGAAGTGGCGGGTCGCATTACTGATATTCAACGGCGCTTGGGCGTCAACCGTGTATGGCTCTTTGGAACTTTTCCACAGTGTCAACTTACGTCAACCGAAAGATAAGCAGTTTCATTGCGAGTTAGTCAGTGCAAATAGCCAACCGATACAACTTTATGGGGGGCAAACGATTCAAAGTGACGCAGTGATTGGTGATGAACCCTATGACTTGATTATGCTGGCGCACTATTGGGGCGATTTTCAAGATCTTATTGAGCAATACCCGACAATACCACCTTGGCTTGTGCAACAACATGCAAGCGGTGCCCGTATTGCCGGTGTTAACAGTGGTATTTTTTGGGCGGCACAAGCGGGACTGCTCGATGGCGGACGCGCCACAACCTATTGGCGCCATTTGCGTGAGTTTGAATTGCGTTACCCAAAGGTGCAGTGGCAAGCCAACCAAGCTAGTGTTGAGCACTCGAGAATTTACAGCTCAAATGGCCAAAACGCATCGATGGATCTCAGTTTACACCTTGTGGAGAAATTTTGTGGCGCCTCGATTGCCGCAGGTTTAGCCAGAGACATAAGTTTTGATAGTCGCCGCACCTATGATTTGAATTTGATTAACATTGCAGGATTTCGTCAACACCGTGATATTGGTATTCACCGTGCACAAGATTGGCTAGACGAGCATTTTACCCAAAGTATTGAACTGCAACACCTTGCCAATCAAATAGGCATGAGTAAGCGCACCTTTATTCGCCGCTTTCAAAAAGCAACCGGCGAGCTGCCCTCACGCTATTTACAGCGATTGCGTATAGAAGCAGCTAAACATCGCTTGGGGAACACCCAAGACAGCATAAAAACCATTGGTATGGGGGTGGGCTATCGAGACATTAGCTCGTTTTCGAAAGTATTTAAGTCTTTGGCGGATGTTACCCCGAGAGAATATCGCCAGCGATTGCGCCCTTCTGGGGTGAAGCATATCGACAACGACGTTTAA
- a CDS encoding vWA domain-containing protein, translated as MRFIADFIGALREAGLPISPAESLDAIKAIELLGLESRATAKSVLALTLVKRHQDQATYHELFELYFAHIENAHANGDNTLESLEATDKQQSQSQNQESAEAKDGSAAIASSELGLSLLQQQDMALAIAQAAKAENLSSIVLFTQKNHFAYKIMQRLGGDELNTEIRAIVDSPEQKRLQEQLTQARARLLEQVKDYVEQQYLIFARHKGAKFREDHLQQAKLSQLEHTDYALMQRLVQKAARKLATQHSRRRLTRKRGQLDVRKTIAANAAFDGALFHTRWKATRVERPKIMVICDVSGSVSRVARFLLLFLYSLQDVIPKVRSYVFASDMIEVTTLLQQEEIESALEKIMQCWGGLSTDYGQALMNFQEQALTHIDQKTTIIMLGDARNNQGDGRPDIWQKVYRQSKRVLWLNPEQRNSWDTGDSIMAQYSPWCSSVEPCRSLNDIEGIFSRILKYA; from the coding sequence GTGCGTTTTATCGCTGATTTTATTGGTGCATTGCGTGAAGCGGGTTTACCCATATCCCCAGCCGAATCGTTAGATGCGATAAAGGCGATTGAGTTGTTAGGGCTTGAGTCGCGAGCAACCGCCAAATCTGTATTGGCGCTCACGTTAGTGAAGCGTCACCAAGACCAAGCCACGTACCACGAATTGTTTGAGTTGTATTTTGCGCATATCGAAAATGCGCATGCGAACGGCGATAATACACTCGAGTCGCTAGAAGCGACAGACAAGCAGCAAAGCCAAAGTCAAAACCAAGAAAGTGCTGAGGCAAAAGACGGGTCGGCAGCTATTGCTAGTTCTGAATTGGGGCTGTCACTCTTACAACAACAAGATATGGCGTTAGCAATTGCACAAGCTGCAAAAGCCGAAAATCTGTCTTCTATCGTGTTATTTACCCAGAAAAATCACTTCGCATACAAAATAATGCAACGTCTTGGGGGAGATGAATTAAACACTGAAATTCGCGCAATCGTGGATAGCCCTGAACAAAAAAGACTGCAAGAACAGCTTACTCAAGCCCGCGCGCGTTTGCTTGAGCAAGTGAAAGATTATGTGGAGCAGCAGTACCTTATTTTTGCTCGGCACAAGGGTGCTAAGTTTCGCGAAGATCATCTACAGCAAGCAAAATTAAGTCAACTTGAGCATACCGATTACGCACTCATGCAGCGCTTAGTGCAAAAAGCGGCGCGCAAACTCGCCACCCAACACAGTCGAAGGCGCTTAACCCGCAAGCGGGGGCAATTAGATGTTCGTAAAACTATTGCGGCAAATGCAGCGTTTGATGGTGCCTTGTTTCACACTCGCTGGAAGGCAACGCGCGTAGAGCGACCTAAAATCATGGTGATTTGTGATGTCAGTGGTTCGGTCAGCCGCGTGGCGCGCTTCTTGTTATTGTTCTTATATTCACTGCAAGACGTTATCCCCAAAGTACGCTCTTATGTATTTGCCTCAGATATGATTGAAGTCACCACGCTATTACAACAAGAAGAGATAGAATCCGCACTGGAAAAAATAATGCAATGTTGGGGCGGCCTGTCGACTGATTACGGCCAAGCACTAATGAATTTTCAGGAGCAGGCGCTAACTCATATCGACCAAAAAACCACGATCATTATGCTCGGAGATGCGCGCAATAACCAAGGGGATGGGCGCCCCGATATTTGGCAAAAGGTCTATCGCCAAAGTAAACGGGTACTGTGGCTAAACCCAGAGCAACGCAACAGCTGGGACACAGGGGATTCAATTATGGCCCAGTATTCGCCTTGGTGTAGTAGCGTTGAGCCTTGTCGCAGCCTAAACGATATTGAAGGGATATTCAGCCGGATCCTCAAATATGCTTAA
- a CDS encoding AAA family ATPase: MIIKHQEKIASPQVIQRQFEALGYICSPSVATAIYLACHLQKPILIEGPPGVGKTELAKITAAYLNTPLIRMQCYEGLDESKALYEWKYGKQLLYTQVLKEQLGDVLRGARGLDESIARLHDFGDIFYSQDFLEPRPLLQALQSEEGAVLLVDEIDKADQEFEAFLLELLSDYQVSIPEIGTVKARSTPIVMLTSNNTRELGDALKRRCLHLYIPFPDTELESRILAAQVDNLDTQLREQIVTLIAKLRDMPLKKSPAVSETIDWAKALLLLNVEELDPHWVKETLNLLLKFQDDIELVEPEITNLLKGVA; the protein is encoded by the coding sequence GTGATCATAAAACACCAAGAAAAAATTGCTTCTCCACAGGTGATTCAACGTCAGTTCGAGGCCTTAGGCTACATTTGCAGCCCCTCTGTGGCGACGGCCATCTACTTAGCGTGTCACTTACAAAAGCCTATTTTGATAGAAGGGCCGCCTGGTGTAGGGAAAACAGAACTCGCCAAAATAACCGCTGCCTATTTGAATACGCCGCTAATTCGCATGCAGTGCTACGAAGGACTCGATGAGTCAAAAGCCTTATACGAATGGAAGTACGGCAAGCAATTATTGTATACCCAAGTGCTAAAAGAGCAGTTAGGGGATGTACTTAGGGGCGCGCGGGGGTTGGATGAGTCCATCGCCCGATTACATGATTTTGGTGATATTTTTTATTCACAAGATTTTCTTGAACCTAGACCCCTGTTACAAGCATTGCAAAGCGAAGAAGGCGCTGTATTGCTGGTGGATGAAATTGACAAGGCAGATCAAGAATTTGAGGCTTTTTTACTGGAGTTATTGTCAGATTATCAGGTGTCTATACCCGAAATCGGCACGGTAAAAGCGCGTTCAACGCCCATCGTGATGCTAACGAGTAACAACACTCGCGAGCTCGGGGATGCCTTGAAGCGTCGTTGTTTACACTTGTATATTCCCTTCCCCGACACTGAGCTGGAAAGTCGTATTTTGGCTGCGCAAGTGGATAACCTGGACACTCAATTGCGAGAACAAATCGTGACGCTGATTGCCAAGCTACGCGACATGCCTCTGAAGAAATCCCCAGCGGTAAGCGAAACGATTGATTGGGCGAAAGCGCTACTGCTTTTAAACGTAGAAGAGCTAGACCCGCACTGGGTTAAAGAAACGCTTAACCTGCTGCTAAAATTTCAGGATGATATCGAATTGGTCGAGCCAGAGATCACCAATTTGCTCAAAGGTGTGGCTTAA
- a CDS encoding organic hydroperoxide resistance protein, with translation MNVLQNVAYTAKATATGGRAGSAKSDDGRLDVTLSTPKGLGGDDGQGTNPEQLFAAGYAACFIGALKAVAGQAKIALPSDVYINSEVSIGAIENGFGIAAKLAVSLGDMDKSQAQALVDKAHQVCPYSNATRGNIEVEISVI, from the coding sequence ATGAACGTATTACAAAATGTCGCATACACAGCAAAAGCCACTGCAACAGGGGGCCGAGCAGGTTCAGCAAAATCTGATGATGGCCGTTTAGATGTAACGCTATCTACGCCGAAAGGGTTAGGTGGTGATGACGGGCAGGGCACAAATCCTGAGCAACTATTTGCTGCGGGTTATGCCGCGTGTTTTATCGGCGCATTAAAAGCGGTGGCCGGCCAAGCCAAAATTGCCTTGCCTAGTGATGTGTACATTAATTCAGAGGTATCTATTGGGGCGATTGAAAATGGTTTTGGTATTGCCGCAAAGCTGGCTGTATCACTAGGGGACATGGACAAAAGCCAGGCCCAAGCTTTGGTCGATAAAGCGCATCAAGTGTGCCCTTATTCAAATGCCACCCGTGGCAATATCGAAGTGGAAATTTCAGTTATTTAG
- a CDS encoding MarR family winged helix-turn-helix transcriptional regulator: MSFENLQLKNQLCHRLYMASNNIARAYREPLQALNLTYPQYVVMMALWEKDGITIAQLIEQTAIDGGAMTQILKKMADKNLLSIIRDEQDKRKRVIKLSDAGQVLKLEAADIPDKVLCQFPSITPSQGKQLMDLLDLVVASSSSDE, from the coding sequence ATGTCGTTTGAAAACTTACAATTAAAAAATCAGCTATGCCATCGCTTATATATGGCGTCAAATAATATCGCCCGTGCCTATCGCGAGCCTTTACAGGCACTGAATCTGACCTATCCGCAATATGTAGTGATGATGGCGTTATGGGAAAAGGACGGGATCACCATCGCCCAACTCATCGAGCAAACCGCTATCGATGGTGGCGCGATGACGCAAATTTTGAAAAAAATGGCCGACAAAAATCTGCTTAGCATCATTAGAGATGAGCAAGATAAGCGAAAACGAGTGATAAAGCTCAGTGACGCGGGCCAAGTGTTGAAGCTTGAAGCCGCGGATATCCCAGATAAAGTGTTGTGTCAGTTTCCATCAATCACCCCGTCACAGGGCAAACAGCTAATGGATTTACTTGATTTGGTTGTGGCCTCATCATCCTCAGACGAGTAA
- a CDS encoding nucleoside hydrolase encodes MFQRFSRLSNASMLVVFSIFCSAVSAEKVIYDTDMGIDDWSAMLVVANHPQIELLGVTSNGVGEGHCADNMANIPGLLALSNSPDVPFTCGNDFPMDGYFAFPAPWRQQADTLSGVPVPITDRKPTELDSVDLIHQLLSEQDEQVVLLSAGSLTNIAQWLQKYPEDMPKVSRLVMMGGGFDAPGNIIVPGFTGDHPNKKAEWNIYVDAVAADIVFASSLPVEVVGLDLTNQVMVTPEYAKRFKSQVKTQAAEFWDKVLDDNDWFIESKEYYFWDVLAALVVVEPELCQGDMQSVWVEHDKVSAGDKWADSSMPSMTEAGFARSHYDPATFGITRIGGDNPAVKICRHTQPQRAFDALIEILNIQDSSKNEAI; translated from the coding sequence ATGTTCCAACGTTTTTCCCGCTTATCAAACGCGTCAATGCTTGTCGTATTTTCTATTTTTTGTTCCGCTGTATCTGCTGAAAAGGTCATTTATGACACGGATATGGGGATAGACGACTGGTCTGCCATGCTGGTGGTTGCGAACCACCCTCAGATTGAATTACTTGGGGTCACCTCTAATGGTGTTGGTGAGGGACACTGCGCGGATAACATGGCGAATATTCCGGGTTTGCTGGCGTTATCAAACTCTCCCGATGTGCCATTTACCTGTGGAAACGACTTTCCAATGGACGGTTATTTTGCCTTTCCTGCTCCGTGGCGTCAGCAGGCTGATACTTTGTCAGGGGTGCCAGTGCCTATAACTGATCGTAAGCCCACAGAGCTGGACTCTGTTGACTTGATCCATCAACTACTTAGTGAACAAGACGAACAAGTGGTGTTACTTAGCGCTGGTAGCTTAACTAACATCGCCCAGTGGTTGCAGAAGTATCCAGAAGATATGCCGAAGGTGTCGCGGTTGGTCATGATGGGTGGCGGCTTTGACGCGCCAGGGAATATCATAGTGCCTGGTTTTACCGGCGATCATCCCAACAAAAAAGCCGAGTGGAATATTTATGTGGATGCAGTCGCAGCAGACATCGTATTTGCATCATCTCTGCCGGTAGAAGTTGTGGGGTTAGACTTAACTAACCAAGTGATGGTGACGCCTGAATACGCCAAACGTTTTAAGTCGCAGGTTAAAACACAAGCCGCAGAGTTTTGGGATAAAGTACTAGATGACAACGACTGGTTTATTGAATCAAAAGAATACTATTTTTGGGATGTGTTGGCGGCGCTTGTGGTGGTTGAGCCAGAGTTATGCCAAGGTGATATGCAATCAGTATGGGTTGAGCATGACAAAGTCTCAGCGGGAGATAAATGGGCAGACTCGAGTATGCCGAGCATGACAGAGGCTGGCTTTGCGCGTTCTCACTATGATCCTGCTACGTTCGGGATCACCCGCATAGGTGGTGATAACCCAGCAGTTAAAATCTGTCGCCATACTCAACCACAAAGGGCGTTTGATGCACTTATTGAAATTTTGAATATCCAAGACTCGTCGAAAAACGAAGCGATATAA
- a CDS encoding winged helix-turn-helix transcriptional regulator has protein sequence MKWNQINEQTCSIARSVSIFGDRWTLLILRDIFWNVTKFSELQKSLGITKHRLSDRLNRLVESGVLYKALYDEKRQHFEYKLTEKGSDLYPIILAIAHWGDKWEVDSDGPPVNYFHSTCGKKGIPYIACAECGEELNIANTSGEIGTGILNKVKRGEETGLKIEIYAGNT, from the coding sequence ATGAAGTGGAATCAAATTAACGAACAAACATGCTCTATTGCTCGCTCTGTATCTATATTCGGTGACCGCTGGACATTGCTTATTCTCAGAGATATTTTTTGGAATGTAACAAAGTTTTCCGAATTACAGAAATCGCTAGGGATCACTAAGCATCGCCTGTCTGACCGCTTAAATCGTTTAGTCGAATCAGGAGTGTTATACAAAGCCTTATACGATGAAAAGCGACAACATTTTGAATATAAATTAACAGAGAAAGGTAGTGATCTATATCCTATCATACTGGCCATTGCCCACTGGGGAGACAAATGGGAAGTGGACAGTGACGGGCCGCCGGTAAATTATTTTCACTCTACTTGTGGAAAAAAAGGCATTCCATATATTGCCTGCGCTGAGTGCGGTGAAGAGCTTAATATTGCCAACACCTCAGGTGAAATTGGTACAGGTATCTTGAATAAGGTGAAAAGAGGAGAGGAAACCGGCCTAAAAATTGAAATTTACGCCGGTAATACGTAG
- the prmA gene encoding 50S ribosomal protein L11 methyltransferase has protein sequence MPWIQLIIDTKAEHAEQVGDMLSANGAQAVTFVDAKDTPMYEPKPGEVMLWPETQVVGLYEADHDMDGVIARISKSKVLGVGFPHKLDQLEDKDWEREWMDNFHPMRFGERLWICPSWREVPDPTAVNVMLDPGLAFGTGTHPTTALCLRWLDALELSDKLVVDFGCGSGILGIAAIKLGAERVVGIDIDPQALLSSQTNADRNQIGDKIELYLPQHQPELMADVVLANILAGPLRDLREVITGYCKPGGKLVLSGILAEQAEDINNLYSQDFNMEPIAIEGEWARVSGTRK, from the coding sequence ATGCCTTGGATCCAACTCATCATCGACACAAAAGCCGAACATGCGGAGCAAGTAGGCGACATGCTAAGCGCCAATGGCGCGCAAGCTGTTACCTTTGTTGACGCCAAAGATACTCCCATGTACGAACCCAAGCCGGGCGAAGTCATGTTGTGGCCAGAGACGCAAGTCGTTGGCTTATATGAAGCAGACCATGATATGGATGGTGTTATTGCAAGAATCAGCAAATCAAAAGTATTGGGTGTTGGTTTTCCCCATAAACTTGATCAATTAGAAGACAAAGATTGGGAACGTGAATGGATGGACAACTTTCATCCGATGCGCTTTGGCGAACGATTATGGATTTGCCCAAGCTGGCGCGAGGTGCCAGACCCAACGGCAGTGAATGTGATGCTCGATCCTGGATTAGCATTCGGAACCGGTACCCACCCAACGACTGCCCTTTGTTTACGTTGGTTAGATGCTCTTGAATTAAGCGATAAATTGGTGGTTGATTTTGGATGTGGCTCAGGAATATTAGGCATTGCTGCTATTAAACTGGGCGCTGAGCGAGTGGTGGGTATCGACATAGACCCTCAAGCACTTCTATCAAGCCAAACTAATGCGGATCGTAACCAAATAGGCGATAAAATTGAGTTGTATTTGCCCCAACATCAACCTGAATTAATGGCTGATGTGGTACTCGCGAATATTCTTGCCGGGCCACTACGCGACCTGCGTGAAGTCATTACTGGGTATTGTAAACCGGGTGGAAAACTCGTGCTTTCGGGGATATTGGCTGAACAAGCAGAAGATATAAATAACCTATACAGTCAAGATTTCAATATGGAGCCAATAGCAATAGAAGGTGAATGGGCAAGGGTGTCTGGTACGCGAAAATAG
- a CDS encoding MATE family efflux transporter, whose protein sequence is MAPSRDLLTPPVYKVLSRLTLPMILGIIAVLSVSLIDTYFVSQLGTDYLAALSFSFPVTMSISSLAIGLGVGAASAVSRAVGANNKEQAKRLSTDSLLLGITVVMVVAVVGYIYVKPLLSVLGAKGDVLELGARYMRIWFISVPFLVVPMIANALVRCVGDAFWPSLMMIGSALVNIVATPILIFGWGVIPAFDIEGAAYGTLFAQILTLFASLAILIIREKLLSFHLPSKEQLLESWRYLLSIAVPASAGNMVNPLSIAIVTAIVAWFGEKSVAAFGLATRVEFFAVIPMLALSSAIGPLAGQNWGAGQTHRITEGLKISYWVCVAWAILLSVFLWFFGPFIVAGFTDDNEVSQLALIYLRIIPMSVWGYGIVIVAAAAFNAIGKAKMGLGYYVVRSALFYVPLSWVGALYAKADYVFVGIALANVISGILVAWYSLRYLKQLKLIPN, encoded by the coding sequence TTGGCCCCTTCTCGTGATTTACTGACTCCCCCTGTTTATAAAGTGTTGTCTCGTCTTACCTTACCTATGATCCTCGGTATTATTGCCGTGTTGTCTGTTTCTTTAATTGATACCTACTTTGTCAGTCAATTAGGCACAGACTACCTCGCCGCTTTGTCATTTAGTTTTCCGGTAACGATGAGCATCTCTAGCTTGGCAATTGGATTGGGGGTGGGCGCTGCGTCTGCCGTTTCTCGCGCGGTAGGTGCCAATAATAAAGAACAAGCCAAGCGATTATCTACTGATAGCCTATTACTGGGCATAACGGTCGTGATGGTGGTCGCGGTAGTAGGTTATATCTACGTTAAGCCATTACTTAGCGTACTTGGCGCAAAGGGCGACGTTCTGGAACTCGGTGCACGCTATATGCGCATTTGGTTTATTTCTGTACCCTTTTTGGTGGTCCCCATGATCGCCAACGCCCTAGTTCGTTGCGTAGGTGATGCCTTTTGGCCTAGCTTAATGATGATAGGCTCTGCATTGGTCAATATTGTGGCCACCCCTATTTTGATTTTTGGTTGGGGCGTGATCCCAGCTTTTGACATTGAAGGGGCCGCATACGGCACCTTGTTTGCTCAAATACTTACCCTGTTCGCATCCTTAGCAATACTCATAATCCGCGAGAAGCTGCTGAGCTTTCACCTTCCGAGTAAAGAACAACTGCTTGAGTCATGGCGCTATTTATTGTCTATTGCAGTGCCCGCCTCAGCAGGCAATATGGTCAATCCTTTATCTATTGCTATTGTGACTGCCATTGTCGCTTGGTTTGGTGAAAAGTCCGTCGCGGCGTTTGGTTTAGCCACCCGAGTGGAGTTTTTTGCCGTTATTCCCATGTTAGCTTTGTCTTCTGCTATTGGTCCCCTTGCTGGGCAAAATTGGGGCGCAGGCCAAACACACAGAATAACGGAAGGGCTTAAAATCAGTTACTGGGTGTGTGTCGCATGGGCAATATTGCTAAGTGTCTTTCTTTGGTTTTTCGGGCCTTTTATTGTCGCAGGTTTTACGGATGACAATGAAGTTTCCCAGTTGGCGCTTATTTATCTGCGCATTATTCCCATGAGTGTTTGGGGCTATGGCATCGTCATAGTGGCTGCGGCAGCGTTTAATGCCATTGGCAAAGCCAAGATGGGCTTGGGCTACTATGTGGTTCGCTCTGCATTGTTTTACGTGCCCTTGTCTTGGGTCGGTGCCCTATATGCAAAAGCAGATTACGTCTTTGTGGGCATCGCCCTGGCGAATGTTATTTCCGGTATTTTAGTGGCTTGGTACTCGTTACGGTATTTAAAGCAACTCAAACTAATACCAAACTAA